The following are from one region of the Methanobacterium veterum genome:
- a CDS encoding helix-turn-helix domain-containing protein has protein sequence MGIIINIDVMLAKRKMSVTELSERVGITMANISILKNGKAKAIRFSTLEKICEALECQPGDILEYKNDETV, from the coding sequence GTGGGAATTATAATTAATATTGACGTGATGTTAGCAAAAAGGAAAATGAGCGTTACTGAACTTTCTGAAAGGGTTGGAATAACCATGGCCAATATTTCTATATTAAAAAATGGAAAAGCAAAGGCAATTCGATTTTCAACTTTAGAAAAGATTTGTGAGGCTTTAGAATGTCAACCTGGAGATATTTTAGAATATAAAAATGATGAAACTGTTTAA
- a CDS encoding DUF2975 domain-containing protein produces MERGSTIFLRGLISIMGLAVLVLCILGMYWFANRVLEGELIYLHYAILLGLIIPAVPFFFALYQTLKLLNFIDNNKAFSNLSVNALKNIKYSAVIISILYVICMPVVYLVAKETDAPGFILIGLAITFAPVVIATFAAILERLLKDAIDIKSENDLTV; encoded by the coding sequence ATGGAGAGAGGATCAACAATTTTTTTAAGAGGGCTTATTTCTATTATGGGGCTTGCAGTACTTGTTTTATGCATATTAGGTATGTACTGGTTTGCAAATAGAGTGTTAGAAGGAGAATTAATATACTTACATTATGCTATCTTACTGGGTTTAATTATACCTGCAGTACCATTTTTCTTTGCTCTGTATCAGACTTTAAAACTTTTAAACTTCATTGATAATAATAAAGCTTTCTCTAATTTATCAGTAAATGCTTTAAAGAACATAAAATATAGTGCAGTTATAATCAGTATTTTGTATGTTATATGTATGCCCGTCGTATATTTAGTTGCAAAGGAAACCGATGCTCCAGGTTTTATACTAATTGGATTAGCCATTACCTTTGCTCCAGTTGTAATAGCAACTTTTGCAGCTATTCTTGAAAGGCTTCTAAAAGATGCTATTGATATAAAATCAGAAAACGATTTAACGGTCTGA